A window from Corynebacterium accolens encodes these proteins:
- the groL gene encoding chaperonin GroEL (60 kDa chaperone family; promotes refolding of misfolded polypeptides especially under stressful conditions; forms two stacked rings of heptamers to form a barrel-shaped 14mer; ends can be capped by GroES; misfolded proteins enter the barrel where they are refolded when GroES binds), producing MAKIIAFDEEARRSLERGLNTLADAVKVTLGPKGRNVVLEKSWGAPTITNDGVSIAREIELEDAYEKIGAELVKEVAKKTDDVAGDGTTTATVLAQALVREGLRNVAAGSNPMGIKRGIETATKKVVDSLLSSAKEVETQEQIATTAGISAADPAIGEKIAEAMYTVGNGSVNKDSVITVEESNTFGVDLEVTEGMRFDKGYISGYFATDMERQEAVLEDPYILLVSSKISNIKDLVPLLEKVMQSGKPLLIIAEDVEGEALSTLVVNKIRGTFKSVAVKAPGFGDRRKATLQDMAILTGGQVISEEVGLSLETAELEYLGQARKVVVTKDETTIVQGAGTQEQIDGRIKQIRAEIESSDSDYDREKLQERLAKLSGGVAVLKVGAATEVELKERKHRIEDAVRNAKAAVEEGIVAGGGVALLQAATVLDSIEAEGDEATGVKIVREALSAPLKQIAHNAGLEPGVVADKVSGLPAGEGLNAATGEYVNLMESGINDPVKVTRSALQNAASIAALFLTTEAVVADKPEPADSNNAMPDADAMGGMGF from the coding sequence ATGGCAAAGATTATCGCTTTTGATGAAGAGGCCCGCCGCAGCCTTGAGCGCGGCCTGAATACTCTGGCTGACGCAGTCAAGGTCACCCTCGGACCCAAGGGCCGCAACGTCGTCCTAGAAAAGTCCTGGGGCGCACCGACCATTACTAATGACGGCGTTTCCATCGCTCGCGAAATCGAGCTCGAGGATGCTTACGAAAAGATCGGCGCCGAGCTGGTCAAGGAAGTTGCCAAGAAGACCGATGACGTCGCCGGCGACGGCACCACCACCGCAACCGTTCTGGCACAGGCACTCGTTCGCGAAGGCCTGCGCAACGTAGCCGCTGGTTCCAACCCAATGGGCATCAAGCGCGGCATCGAGACCGCAACCAAGAAGGTTGTGGACTCCCTGCTGTCTTCCGCCAAGGAAGTAGAAACCCAGGAGCAGATCGCTACCACCGCTGGCATTTCCGCCGCGGACCCGGCAATCGGTGAAAAGATTGCCGAGGCTATGTACACCGTGGGTAACGGTTCCGTAAATAAGGACTCCGTTATTACCGTGGAAGAGTCCAATACCTTTGGCGTGGACCTCGAGGTTACTGAGGGTATGCGCTTTGATAAGGGCTACATCTCCGGCTACTTCGCTACCGATATGGAGCGCCAGGAGGCGGTCCTGGAGGATCCGTACATCCTGCTGGTCTCCTCCAAGATCTCCAACATCAAGGACCTCGTTCCGCTGCTGGAAAAGGTCATGCAGTCCGGCAAGCCGCTGCTGATCATTGCTGAGGACGTTGAAGGCGAAGCCCTGTCCACCCTCGTGGTCAACAAGATCCGCGGCACCTTCAAGTCCGTTGCCGTGAAGGCCCCGGGCTTCGGTGACCGCCGCAAGGCCACCCTGCAGGACATGGCCATCCTGACCGGCGGCCAGGTCATCTCCGAAGAGGTTGGCCTTTCCCTAGAGACCGCCGAGCTGGAGTACTTGGGCCAGGCACGCAAGGTCGTTGTCACCAAGGATGAGACCACCATCGTCCAGGGTGCTGGCACCCAGGAGCAGATCGATGGCCGCATCAAGCAGATCCGCGCTGAGATCGAGAGCTCCGATTCCGATTATGACCGCGAGAAGCTGCAGGAGCGCCTGGCTAAGCTTTCCGGCGGCGTGGCCGTGCTCAAGGTCGGTGCCGCTACCGAGGTTGAGCTCAAGGAGCGCAAGCACCGCATCGAGGATGCCGTGCGCAACGCCAAGGCAGCCGTGGAAGAAGGCATCGTTGCCGGCGGTGGCGTTGCCCTGCTGCAGGCCGCTACCGTTCTTGACTCCATCGAGGCCGAAGGCGACGAGGCAACCGGTGTAAAGATCGTCCGCGAGGCACTGTCTGCACCGCTGAAGCAGATCGCTCACAACGCCGGCCTGGAGCCTGGCGTCGTCGCAGATAAGGTCTCCGGCCTGCCCGCCGGCGAGGGCCTCAACGCCGCTACCGGCGAGTACGTCAACCTCATGGAATCCGGCATCAACGACCCGGTTAAGGTCACCCGCTCTGCACTGCAGAACGCCGCCTCCATTGCGGCACTGTTCCTGACCACCGAGGCTGTTGTGGCTGATAAGCCAGAGCCTGCCGACTCCAACAACGCTATGCCTGACGCTGACGCTATGGGTGGCATGGGCTTCTAA
- a CDS encoding dipeptidase: MTDIIDSIRSDRGTIFRQLSELVGFNSVHNESGLEDQAQGASQWVKAALEEAGATVETITTADGSTAILGERKGEEGAKTVLLYSHYDVVPAGDRAAWESDPFTLTERADAEGTTRWYGRGAADCKGNVAMHLAALRALEANGGTKVNLKYLIEGSEERGGEGLSQLIKDRPELFAADAILIADAGNAAVGQPTLTTSLRGGAQIEVEVNTLAAPVHSGQFGGAAPDAVKALMRTLDSLTDEYGRTTIDGVDTSAHWQGQEYPAEAFRGDAQLLEGTEIMGSKDPEGATPVADMVWSRPAISVTGFTSTPVAEAVNAVPATAAAKLNLRVPAGTDARAIGEAVCEHVKNHAPWGAHVKAEVVEANAGFSTDPEKPAVALLGQCLSEAYGKDTAAQGMGGSIPLTTELQEAHPNAEIALYGVEEPKCTIHSANESVDPTEIEHVAAAEALFLQRYA, encoded by the coding sequence ATGACAGATATAATTGACAGCATACGCAGCGACCGTGGCACCATCTTCCGCCAGCTCAGCGAGCTCGTTGGATTCAACTCCGTGCACAATGAGTCAGGCTTGGAGGACCAGGCCCAGGGCGCGAGCCAGTGGGTGAAGGCCGCGCTGGAAGAAGCCGGGGCAACGGTAGAAACCATCACCACCGCGGATGGTTCCACCGCCATTCTGGGCGAGCGCAAGGGTGAAGAAGGCGCCAAGACCGTCCTGTTGTACTCGCACTACGATGTCGTGCCCGCAGGAGACCGCGCAGCCTGGGAATCCGATCCCTTCACCCTGACCGAGCGCGCCGATGCCGAGGGCACCACCCGCTGGTACGGCCGCGGCGCGGCAGACTGCAAGGGCAATGTAGCCATGCACCTGGCGGCCCTGCGCGCACTGGAGGCCAATGGCGGCACCAAGGTGAACCTGAAGTACCTCATCGAAGGCTCCGAGGAGCGCGGCGGCGAGGGCCTGTCCCAGCTCATCAAGGACCGCCCGGAACTTTTCGCTGCCGATGCCATCCTGATTGCAGATGCCGGCAATGCCGCGGTGGGCCAGCCCACCTTGACCACCTCCCTGCGCGGCGGCGCGCAGATTGAGGTCGAGGTCAATACCCTGGCCGCGCCGGTGCACTCCGGCCAATTCGGCGGCGCGGCCCCGGATGCGGTGAAGGCGCTGATGCGTACGCTGGATTCGCTGACGGATGAATACGGCCGCACCACCATCGATGGCGTGGATACCAGCGCCCACTGGCAGGGCCAGGAATACCCGGCCGAGGCCTTCCGTGGCGATGCGCAGCTGCTCGAGGGCACCGAGATCATGGGCTCCAAGGACCCAGAGGGTGCTACCCCAGTGGCAGACATGGTGTGGTCCCGCCCGGCCATTTCCGTGACCGGCTTTACCTCTACCCCGGTGGCTGAGGCCGTCAACGCCGTGCCCGCTACCGCGGCCGCCAAGCTGAACCTGCGCGTTCCGGCCGGCACCGATGCCCGCGCCATTGGCGAGGCCGTCTGCGAGCACGTGAAGAACCACGCCCCGTGGGGCGCGCACGTCAAGGCTGAGGTCGTGGAGGCCAATGCCGGTTTCTCCACCGACCCGGAAAAGCCCGCCGTGGCACTGTTGGGCCAGTGCCTCTCCGAGGCCTATGGCAAGGACACCGCAGCGCAAGGCATGGGCGGATCTATCCCGCTGACCACCGAGCTGCAGGAGGCACACCCCAACGCGGAAATCGCCCTCTACGGCGTGGAGGAGCCCAAGTGCACCATCCACTCCGCCAATGAGTCCGTCGATCCCACCGAGATCGAGCACGTCGCCGCCGCGGAGGCTCTTTTCTTGCAGCGCTACGCTTAA
- a CDS encoding Na+/H+ antiporter subunit A, whose amino-acid sequence MLILLGALIVATVVAPLLIMNVGRPAFGLLAIVPGVGFVWTLAHFARGTFRDGGTLNYTIEWMPAAHLAVDLRMDALGGLFSLIILGMGALVLLYCWGYFDSTRRRLAMFAGQMVGFATAMFGLVASDSLLLMYVFWEITSLLSYLLVSYYAERASSRRAAQQALMVTVLGGLSMLMGICLLGRQTGAWTFSEIHAYDHFPQTPYVTVAIVLILVGALTKSAIVPAHFWLPGAMAAPTPVSAYLHSAAMVKAGIYLVARLAPDMYEVATWHLVVISLGVFTMLLGGWMALKQKDLKLILAYGTVSQLGFITSIVAVGSREAMQAGLALXFXXXLFXAALFMVVGAIDHCSGTRDITKLSGLGRRQPFLYGIALISALSMAGVPPLFGFVSKEAVLESTMHEGLLIGMPRNMILVAYVAGSILTMAYALRFLWGAFASKNLPDDKDGVSATVATMHKVNVGLWLAPAVLTALTIALGLAPQALSAAIDQHLDSTFGAGEHHGLALWHGWSVTLGVSAIIIVAGIIVHWRRQVLEQWQFAYPALGDADAVYDKVISTLRKLSLRTTAVTQRGSLQLNLTVIFATLMVLPLTMLITGDLTDIRMVVAENPWQVVAAIIMMVAAIAATVTDNRLSAVIIVGITGYSLSFVFAIHGAPDLALTQLLTETIIMVLFMLVLRRIPASTEWKQDPKMGRLRAWLSVGTGLTVTIVAMFAINARSAEPISQYMPELAKEIGHGANAVNVLLVDLRAWDTFGEITVIIIAALGVASLIYRTQSFSRDSRRPTLQVTGRRWLAAGSESEQALNRSLMIDVSTRVLFPSMMALSFYFFFAGHNAPGGGFAGGLVAALALILRYLAGGRAELDEALPIDAGRTMGAGLSLSALAVVVPMFFGHPPLTSGYTSPEIPLIGAVSLPSALVFDLGVYLIVVGLTLYVLSSLGAKLDEEEEMRKQRARDRARSLARKNRERSTKQKAQRAQKQEKKKEKIPAATSSSGTGSEDNAGKEK is encoded by the coding sequence GTGCTAATACTTCTGGGTGCCCTCATCGTTGCCACCGTGGTTGCACCGCTGCTCATTATGAATGTGGGCCGCCCAGCCTTTGGTTTATTGGCAATAGTTCCCGGTGTCGGTTTCGTGTGGACCCTCGCGCACTTTGCCCGGGGTACCTTCCGCGACGGCGGCACGCTGAATTACACCATCGAGTGGATGCCGGCCGCGCACCTCGCCGTGGATCTGCGCATGGATGCCCTAGGCGGGCTGTTTAGCCTCATTATCCTGGGCATGGGCGCGTTGGTCCTGCTGTACTGCTGGGGTTATTTCGATTCCACGCGCCGCCGCCTTGCCATGTTCGCCGGCCAAATGGTGGGCTTTGCCACCGCCATGTTTGGGCTGGTGGCCTCCGATAGCCTGCTGCTTATGTACGTCTTCTGGGAAATTACCTCCCTCTTGTCGTACCTGTTGGTCAGCTACTATGCCGAGCGCGCCTCCTCGCGCCGCGCCGCGCAGCAGGCTCTGATGGTCACCGTCTTGGGTGGCCTGTCCATGCTGATGGGTATCTGCCTGCTCGGCCGACAGACCGGGGCGTGGACGTTTAGTGAAATCCACGCCTACGATCACTTCCCCCAAACCCCATACGTCACCGTCGCCATCGTGCTCATCTTGGTCGGCGCGCTGACCAAGTCCGCCATCGTGCCGGCGCACTTCTGGCTGCCGGGCGCGATGGCAGCGCCAACGCCGGTCTCGGCATATCTGCACTCCGCGGCCATGGTCAAGGCCGGAATCTACCTGGTCGCGCGCCTGGCACCGGATATGTACGAGGTTGCCACCTGGCACCTCGTGGTCATTTCCTTAGGCGTCTTTACCATGCTGCTCGGCGGCTGGATGGCGCTGAAACAAAAGGACCTCAAGCTGATTTTGGCCTATGGCACGGTCTCCCAGCTGGGCTTTATTACCTCCATCGTGGCGGTTGGCTCCCGGGAGGCCATGCAGGCGGGCTTGGCGCTGRCCTTTKCCCMCYCGCTCTTTWAGGCCGCACTGTTCATGGTGGTCGGCGCCATCGATCACTGCTCAGGCACGCGCGATATTACGAAGCTATCCGGCCTCGGCCGCAGGCAGCCCTTCCTCTACGGCATCGCCCTAATCTCCGCCCTATCCATGGCAGGCGTTCCCCCGCTCTTTGGTTTTGTGTCCAAGGAGGCCGTGCTGGAATCCACCATGCACGAAGGACTGCTCATTGGCATGCCGCGCAATATGATCCTGGTGGCCTATGTGGCAGGTTCCATCCTCACCATGGCCTATGCCCTGCGCTTTTTGTGGGGCGCCTTTGCCTCCAAGAACCTCCCGGACGATAAGGACGGCGTTTCTGCGACCGTGGCCACGATGCACAAGGTCAACGTGGGCCTGTGGCTTGCTCCGGCCGTGCTCACCGCGCTGACCATCGCGCTTGGCCTCGCGCCGCAGGCGCTTTCGGCGGCCATCGATCAGCACCTCGATTCCACCTTTGGGGCAGGCGAGCACCACGGCCTGGCCCTCTGGCACGGGTGGTCGGTGACCTTGGGCGTCTCCGCCATCATCATCGTGGCCGGAATCATCGTGCACTGGCGCCGCCAGGTCCTGGAGCAATGGCAGTTTGCGTACCCCGCGCTTGGCGATGCCGACGCCGTCTACGACAAGGTCATCTCCACCCTGCGCAAGCTCTCCCTGCGCACCACGGCCGTGACCCAGCGCGGTTCGCTGCAGCTCAACCTGACTGTCATCTTCGCCACCCTGATGGTGCTGCCGCTGACCATGCTGATTACCGGTGATCTCACGGATATCCGCATGGTGGTTGCAGAAAACCCCTGGCAGGTCGTCGCCGCCATCATCATGATGGTGGCCGCCATTGCGGCCACGGTGACCGATAACCGCTTGTCTGCCGTCATCATCGTCGGCATTACCGGTTATTCCTTGTCCTTCGTCTTTGCCATCCACGGTGCCCCGGACTTGGCGCTGACCCAGCTGCTGACAGAAACCATCATCATGGTTCTATTCATGCTGGTGCTGCGCCGCATCCCGGCGTCTACCGAGTGGAAGCAGGACCCGAAGATGGGCCGCCTGCGCGCCTGGCTCTCCGTTGGCACCGGCCTGACCGTCACCATTGTGGCCATGTTTGCCATCAACGCGCGGTCTGCCGAGCCCATCTCGCAGTACATGCCGGAGCTGGCCAAGGAGATTGGCCACGGCGCCAATGCCGTCAACGTCTTGCTGGTGGACCTGCGCGCCTGGGATACCTTTGGCGAGATCACGGTGATTATCATCGCCGCGCTCGGCGTGGCCTCCCTGATTTATCGCACCCAATCCTTCTCTAGGGATAGCCGCCGGCCTACCCTGCAGGTCACGGGCCGGCGCTGGCTGGCCGCGGGCTCGGAATCAGAGCAGGCGCTCAACCGCTCGCTGATGATCGATGTCTCCACCCGCGTGCTCTTCCCCTCCATGATGGCGCTGTCCTTCTATTTCTTCTTTGCCGGGCACAACGCGCCAGGCGGCGGCTTCGCCGGTGGCCTTGTGGCCGCACTCGCGCTCATCCTGCGCTACCTGGCCGGTGGCCGCGCGGAGCTCGATGAGGCCCTGCCCATCGATGCCGGGCGCACCATGGGCGCTGGCCTCTCCCTCTCTGCCTTGGCGGTGGTGGTGCCGATGTTCTTTGGCCACCCACCGCTTACCAGCGGATATACCTCGCCCGAGATCCCTCTTATCGGCGCGGTCTCGCTGCCTTCGGCGCTGGTCTTTGACTTGGGCGTCTACCTCATCGTCGTGGGGCTCACGCTCTACGTGCTCAGCTCGCTCGGCGCCAAGCTGGATGAGGAAGAAGAGATGCGTAAGCAACGCGCCCGCGACCGCGCCCGCTCGCTGGCGCGGAAGAACCGGGAGCGCAGCACCAAGCAAAAGGCCCAACGGGCGCAAAAACAAGAGAAGAAAAAAGAAAAGATACCAGCCGCAACGAGCTCCTCCGGCACAGGTTCCGAGGACAACGCAGGAAAGGAGAAATAA
- a CDS encoding Na(+)/H(+) antiporter subunit C: MQANLFLLLAAGVMVSAGIYLLLDRAMTKMMLGLLLLGNGANLFMLQAGGPAGSPPIDGREAQPYGSDIADPLTQAMILTAIVISMALTAFILXLAYRQYRYRTADVIEDDAEDTAIAAKASKPGNAAASADHDASNDPATGRATKEGDNFGPESFEEPVKGAEDD, translated from the coding sequence ATGCAAGCCAACCTCTTCCTCCTGCTCGCCGCCGGAGTAATGGTTTCTGCGGGCATCTACCTCTTGCTCGACCGCGCCATGACCAAGATGATGCTCGGGCTGCTTTTGCTGGGCAATGGCGCCAACCTCTTTATGCTGCAGGCCGGTGGCCCGGCGGGCTCGCCGCCCATCGATGGCCGCGAGGCCCAGCCTTATGGCAGCGATATTGCGGATCCTCTTACCCAAGCGATGATCCTTACCGCCATCGTCATTTCCATGGCGCTGACGGCCTTTATTCTCMCCTTGGCCTACCGCCAGTACCGCTACCGCACCGCCGACGTCATTGAAGATGACGCCGAAGATACCGCGATTGCCGCCAAGGCCTCCAAGCCTGGCAACGCCGCAGCGAGCGCGGATCATGATGCCTCCAATGACCCCGCCACCGGGCGCGCTACTAAGGAAGGCGATAATTTCGGCCCCGAATCCTTCGAGGAGCCGGTGAAGGGAGCCGAAGATGACTGA
- a CDS encoding Na+/H+ antiporter subunit D, which yields MTEPFHQAAEAMYPYVGALIPLPVIIPAVAAALSLLFARMPNVQRQIAFFSLLITAAVNASLIIIVDFHGIQTLQIGGWDAPVGITLVADRLSTMILFTSSVVLFSVIWYAISQGVRDGTKDEPVAVFLPTYMLLTMGVNISFLAGDLFNLYVGFEVFLVASYVLLTLGASAGRVRAGVGYVMVSMASSMIFLLALAYVYASVGTMNMAQIGQRMQDIPEGTRTAIFATLLVAFGIKAAVVPLAAWLPDSYPTAPSLVTAVFAGLLTKVGVYAIIRARTSIFTNGGLDTVLMWVALATMLVGILGAIAQTDIKRLLSFTLVSHIGYMIFGVSLGTAQGLSGAIFYAIHHILVQTALFLVVGLIERQAGTSSLRRLGSLMYSAPLIAVLYFIPAINLGGVPPFSGFLGKIILIQAGANEGSWLAWVLIGGALVTSLLTLYVMMLVWAKGFQRDRADAPEGNVXXXRPAPLSDITDEVEFSSRQDVGRVPFGMVGATALLVIASTSITFLAGPISGVTSRAAESAQDTSIYQYAVLGENADNPTRHLDQKERYEGGADSYKERSHLLPDPGPAHDPESAAKETASSETPSSKAPAKTGASESPTPLKKEARDD from the coding sequence ATGACTGAGCCATTCCACCAGGCGGCCGAGGCGATGTACCCGTACGTCGGTGCCCTCATTCCGCTGCCCGTCATCATCCCGGCCGTGGCCGCGGCTCTCTCGCTGCTGTTTGCCCGCATGCCTAATGTGCAGCGCCAGATCGCCTTTTTCTCCCTGCTGATTACGGCTGCGGTGAACGCGAGCCTGATCATAATAGTGGATTTCCATGGCATACAGACCCTGCAAATAGGCGGCTGGGATGCGCCGGTGGGCATTACCTTGGTGGCGGATCGACTCTCCACGATGATCCTCTTTACCTCGTCTGTGGTGCTGTTCTCCGTCATCTGGTACGCCATTTCCCAGGGTGTGCGCGATGGCACCAAGGACGAACCGGTCGCGGTCTTTTTGCCCACCTACATGTTGCTGACCATGGGCGTGAATATCTCGTTCTTGGCCGGCGACCTCTTTAACCTCTACGTCGGCTTCGAGGTCTTCCTCGTCGCCTCGTACGTGCTGTTGACCTTGGGGGCATCGGCAGGCCGCGTGCGCGCCGGCGTGGGTTATGTGATGGTCTCGATGGCCTCATCCATGATCTTCTTGCTGGCGCTAGCGTATGTCTATGCCTCCGTCGGCACCATGAACATGGCGCAGATTGGCCAGCGCATGCAGGACATCCCGGAGGGCACCCGCACCGCCATCTTCGCCACCTTGCTCGTGGCCTTTGGCATCAAGGCCGCGGTGGTGCCGCTGGCCGCCTGGCTGCCGGACTCCTACCCCACCGCGCCTTCGCTGGTCACGGCCGTATTCGCCGGTCTGCTCACCAAGGTCGGTGTATATGCGATCATCCGCGCGCGCACGTCCATTTTTACCAATGGTGGGCTCGATACCGTGCTGATGTGGGTGGCGCTGGCCACCATGCTGGTGGGCATCTTGGGCGCCATCGCGCAGACCGATATTAAGCGTCTACTGTCCTTTACCCTGGTCAGCCACATCGGCTATATGATCTTCGGCGTCTCCTTGGGTACCGCCCAGGGGCTATCCGGCGCCATTTTCTACGCCATCCACCACATTTTGGTGCAGACCGCGCTCTTCTTGGTCGTCGGCCTCATCGAGCGCCAGGCCGGTACCTCCTCGCTGCGGCGCCTGGGTTCGCTGATGTATTCCGCCCCGCTTATCGCCGTGCTGTATTTCATCCCGGCCATCAACCTGGGCGGCGTGCCGCCATTCTCTGGCTTCCTGGGCAAGATCATCCTCATTCAGGCGGGCGCCAACGAAGGCTCCTGGCTGGCGTGGGTGCTTATCGGCGGCGCGCTAGTGACCTCGCTGCTGACCCTGTACGTCATGATGCTGGTGTGGGCCAAGGGCTTCCAACGCGATCGCGCCGATGCCCCCGAAGGCAACGTCSCCCKGSCCCGCCCCGCCCCGCTTTCCGATATCACCGATGAGGTCGAGTTCTCCTCCCGCCAGGATGTCGGCCGCGTGCCGTTCGGCATGGTGGGTGCCACCGCACTGCTGGTCATTGCCTCGACCTCGATCACCTTCCTGGCCGGCCCGATTTCCGGTGTCACCTCCCGCGCGGCCGAATCCGCGCAGGATACCTCCATTTATCAATACGCCGTATTGGGCGAAAACGCCGATAACCCCACCCGGCACCTTGACCAAAAGGAGCGCTACGAAGGCGGCGCGGACTCCTACAAGGAGCGCAGCCACCTGCTGCCGGACCCCGGCCCGGCCCACGATCCGGAATCCGCCGCCAAGGAGACTGCGAGCTCGGAGACGCCAAGCTCGAAGGCACCGGCGAAGACGGGGGCATCAGAAAGCCCTACCCCACTAAAGAAGGAGGCCCGCGATGACTAA
- a CDS encoding Na+/H+ antiporter subunit E, whose translation MTKSRFAGLRYRFRPWFTVWITVMWCMLMGEITVGNVVGGLLVALVIVFALPLPAMPIAGVEVAWGKFFRYMLRWFWELFYASLKVGWLASRPQPLPKTAILELPMRLENEFILSLAVTLYNLQPGGTVTDIDIANRMITIHILDARDEAQIQREIDAVSRLESSMIEIFERSHP comes from the coding sequence ATGACTAAGAGCCGCTTTGCCGGTCTGCGCTACCGCTTCCGGCCGTGGTTTACCGTCTGGATCACGGTCATGTGGTGCATGCTCATGGGCGAAATCACGGTGGGCAATGTCGTCGGCGGCCTCCTCGTCGCCCTGGTCATCGTCTTTGCCCTGCCACTGCCGGCGATGCCCATTGCCGGCGTCGAGGTCGCGTGGGGCAAATTCTTCCGCTACATGCTGCGCTGGTTCTGGGAGCTGTTTTATGCCTCCCTCAAGGTGGGCTGGCTGGCCTCCCGGCCGCAGCCGCTGCCTAAAACCGCCATCCTGGAATTGCCGATGCGCCTGGAAAATGAGTTCATCCTCTCCCTCGCGGTGACACTGTACAACCTGCAGCCGGGAGGAACGGTGACAGACATTGACATCGCCAATCGCATGATCACCATCCACATCCTGGATGCCCGGGATGAGGCGCAGATCCAGCGCGAAATCGATGCCGTATCCCGCCTAGAATCTTCCATGATCGAGATCTTTGAAAGGAGCCACCCATAA
- a CDS encoding monovalent cation/H+ antiporter complex subunit F → MDPQIYHAILLVPAFLLWISVLITVWRIITGPNSLDRLVGMDGFTAMFQCALATYMCWSLDTSVVSAMLVIALLGFISTVSVTRFRKRDNQ, encoded by the coding sequence ATGGATCCGCAGATCTATCACGCCATCCTGCTGGTTCCCGCATTCCTGCTGTGGATCTCCGTATTAATCACCGTCTGGCGCATTATCACCGGGCCCAACTCCCTCGACCGGCTGGTGGGCATGGACGGTTTTACCGCCATGTTCCAATGCGCGCTGGCGACCTACATGTGCTGGTCACTTGATACCTCCGTGGTCTCGGCCATGCTGGTCATCGCGCTGCTCGGTTTCATCTCCACCGTGTCTGTTACCAGGTTTAGGAAGAGGGATAACCAATGA
- a CDS encoding monovalent cation/H(+) antiporter subunit G: protein MSWSLIADILSLILVISGSLLILAAAIGLARFKDTMSRVHAVSKPQTTGLILTIMGAFIRITGAESFSMAERGDLGMLILLVLFAMFTSPVTAQRTSRIARREGLYGSEESMSRNDRPAGRSLRRK, encoded by the coding sequence ATGAGTTGGTCTCTAATCGCCGATATCCTCTCGCTCATCCTCGTCATCAGCGGCAGCCTGCTCATCCTCGCCGCCGCCATTGGCCTAGCCCGCTTTAAGGACACGATGTCCCGCGTGCATGCCGTGAGCAAGCCGCAGACCACCGGGCTCATCCTCACCATCATGGGTGCGTTCATCCGCATTACTGGCGCGGAATCTTTCAGCATGGCCGAGCGTGGTGATTTGGGTATGCTTATTTTGCTGGTACTGTTTGCGATGTTTACCAGCCCTGTAACCGCGCAGCGCACCTCACGCATTGCACGCCGTGAAGGCCTGTATGGTTCCGAGGAATCGATGTCGCGCAATGACCGCCCCGCCGGCCGTTCGCTGCGCCGCAAATAG